Sequence from the Candidatus Methylopumilus planktonicus genome:
GCTGAATAACTTTGTATTTTTATTTAAAACAAGAAGTCGACTTGAATCCCTTTTTTGAAGAGGGGCTTGGGCAATAAGATGGTGGGGTAGATCAAAATCAAATTCTTCAATTAGCATAGAATATTTATGCGTTTAACATTTTAAGAGGAGTTTTTTAAATGATCTAAATATTGAAATTATTTAATAAGATTTAAAATAAAATTTACTAAAATTGCAAGCGTTAATAGCAAAAGAATAGCCACTAAAAAACCTATAATGAGAAAGTACTTTATTCCATGTTTTTCAACAAAAGCATCATCCTGAGAAAGTTTTCTATTATTTGAGATACCGAAAAAAGCAGATAGGATAGATTTAATGATATTGAGCAAAGTCTTTGTCCTTATATTAAGGTTTAAATTCATTCAATTTTAATATAGTTATCAGATATAAGCCGATATTATCTATAATGATAAGCGTATAAGCCTCTAGAGGCCGGGATGGCGGAATTGGTAGACGCACGGGACTCAAAATCCCGCGCTAGTAATAGCGTGCGAGTTCGATTCTCGCTCCCGGCACCATAAATTATAAATTTTTGGAATTTTTTTCTTTTAAGTACGTCAAGAGAAAATATGATTCAAATCAAAAAATTAAAAAAAGGTAACTTAGACGAATTTATTCTTCGTCCGAACCCATCTATGCCTTGGAAATTGATTAAAAAAATATACCTTTTTTTCTTTATTTTTATCCTCATAATTTCCTCAATACTCTGCTACTTTAGGTTATATCTAGCGATTCCTTTTTACGGCATTGAAGTGCTTTTGCTTGGATATGCCTTATATTTCACTTGTCTTAAAAGTACTTTTTACCAAATTATTAGAATCAGTTCCCGCTTAATTGAAATTAAAACTATCCAAGGAAAAAAAATAATTAAAGAGGAATTTAATCGAGATTGGAGTAAATTTAGACTTGTGACAACATATTTCAATAGGCCTAGCTATATTGTAATAAGTTCTCAGGGGAAAAATACTCGTATCGGAGATTTTCTATGCGAAAGTG
This genomic interval carries:
- a CDS encoding DUF2970 domain-containing protein, whose protein sequence is MLNIIKSILSAFFGISNNRKLSQDDAFVEKHGIKYFLIIGFLVAILLLLTLAILVNFILNLIK
- a CDS encoding DUF2244 domain-containing protein, giving the protein MIQIKKLKKGNLDEFILRPNPSMPWKLIKKIYLFFFIFILIISSILCYFRLYLAIPFYGIEVLLLGYALYFTCLKSTFYQIIRISSRLIEIKTIQGKKIIKEEFNRDWSKFRLVTTYFNRPSYIVISSQGKNTRIGDFLCESERLELFKKIS